Genomic DNA from Xiphophorus hellerii strain 12219 chromosome 16, Xiphophorus_hellerii-4.1, whole genome shotgun sequence:
GGCTGGCTCTGCCTACATAGCCAATATATTCCTGTCAGGGTCAATGACCTTACAACTCTACCCTGTGCAGTGGTTCATCAGAGAAGGCACAGCCTTCATCGCCCTGGCTGCTTCTGTCTTCAGCTTGTTGGCGATAGCTATAGAGCGCTTTATTGCGATCACCAAAGTCAAAGTGTACGGCTCAACCAAAACGTGTCGCATGTTTCTGTTGATAGGAACCTGTTGGGTCACCTCGATTCTGCTCGGAGGGCTTCCCATCTTGGGATGGAACTGCATCAACAACCTCTCTGAGTGCTCAGTTGTGCTGCCGCTCTATTCTAAGAGATACATACTATTTGTTGTCTCCATTTTTACCCTCATACTGCTCTCCATTGTCATCCTTTATGTGAAGATCTATTTGATCGTTCGGTCCAGCCACCAGGAAGCAACTAATTCCCAAGCATATTCGCTTTTGAAAACAGTCACAATTGTGCTGGGTGTCTTCATCATGTGCTGGCTGCCAGTTTTTACCGTGCTGCTCCTGGATTCGTTCTGCAACATCCAGGACTGCCCTGTGCTCAAAGATGCAGAAATGGTTTTTGGATTCGCCATTCTGAACTCTGCGCTTAATCCATTGATCTACGTGCTGCGCAGCAAAGACATGAGGAGGGAGTTCATGCGTGTGCTGTGCTGCTGGGGTGTGCTGCAGAGCGGCCGGCCGTCCGAACGCTGCCTGGTCCAGCTGAAGAGCTCCAGCTCTCTGGAACATTGCACCAACAAATTCGAACACCAGACCACACCCATCATGCAAACGTGTACCACCTGTGTCTGACTTAAGGGCTTTGTGTGTGCACGAAACAGAGAGATGTGATGATGAGGTGGGCAGATGTTAGCAGAGAAGCCAGCATGTGCTGGGACTAGACTTCTGGACCGGTTGGGATCCAGCTGTCTGTTGGGACACATTACATGACGCAGAGTGCTTTTCACATAAAACTGTGTGACTTGTTCAATGTTCAGCTGTGAAACAGGTGTTAAAACATTATTAGAGGCTACCAAttcaatatatgaaaaaaaagttgagaaatgtgaaaaaagcttTGTAGCTAGGTACATTTATCAGTGGATATGGAGCaaaccattttcatttttatttttttttttgtctttaaacttGCAAATGTGTCAAAAACCAAAATTAGCAACAGAACATGCAGAACATCCTAGCTAGATTGAGCTGTGTTAATGCAAAGCTTGCAAAAGTTGCACTTTTGTCTGTTAGCATGCAGATGGACCTGTGTAACCTTCGACTGCCTCACTCATCTTGATAGAGACAGGTAGAAATCCACCACAGCTTTCtataaaagaggaagaaatttGCAACAATGAGCACTCCACGTAACCCAGACCACACTGAGtgatttttttagcaaaaacaacaactaaataTTCCCTATATAACCTTGCTTAACCAAATTGAATAACCACAACAAAAGTACATAATCTGCTTTATTTAGTGCATGATGAAATTGTAAGGCATTTGTaagtgtaatgtttttgttatataCTCCAGCTTCCACCACTAACACCTCTTCTCCCATGTTCCCTCGTAAACTGTGTCTCTCTTGCTTTTTGCAGTTGTCTTCTAAATCCTAATTGTTTCCACTGAGGAAGGCCAAACCAGAAAGCACATTAGGTTATTTGGCGCTGATGAATTTCACTTGTTAATGGCTCTCAGACTGATTTTTGCCCTGACAGTGTTATAGCCATGTAGCAGCCGTGTGCCATCTTCTGCTTGTGCCTTCCTCTGAGAGAAAAAAGGCTGAATGTATGAATGAAGTGTCGGAGCGCGCGCTCCGTTCTAGACAGTATTATTGATCAGGATTTTGAAATGCCAAGTCACTGATTAGCAGAGAGTGGGATGAACAGGGTAGGTCACCCTCACTGTGAACTCTTCTTGCACCAAGAACAAGAAATTAATTGTGAACATCCCGGTTTATCTTGCTGGCCATATGCTTTGTGCAACTAAAAGCGTAAACACCACTCGTCTTTCCAAAGACCCCATCCGACTTCTCACCGCGTCTGTATGATGGGAGAAGATCCGGTTTCAAACGCACAGGAGGGATCTGTCCTCCTGGGAGAAATGCTTCTTCATTCTctgacataaaacatgaaacttcCTCCAGATCTAGGAAGTCCTGTTTTCAACTGTCCATTTCCTGTTGTTCAGGGTTACACTAACCTTCCTGTAGACAGACATTGAAAATTTTTCCTCTCcgttagtatttttttttaagagtaacATTTGCATTTATACAGCCAAGTAGAAATGATGAAAAGCACTTTGGCAGCTTCAGTGATGTTTAAATTCCCCCTTTTTACCCCTTTTGGATGGAACAGTGTTTTAATCTGTATGATTTCAGTGTATGTCAATGTTTTTGTAtgataaatattataaataacaaTGTGTAATTATGTTGTATCTTTGTACAGTATGTAAGATTTTCTGTGTGGTATGAAATGTCTTGTGTGCAATAGCTTTGTGTGTTCTGTGGCACGCTGCCTGTGTTAAATTGGTACAATCCTAAACACTAATGGAGGTACATAAACCTTTTGTTAAATGCATTCcagttttataaaataaatgacatacTGAAACAACTTCTACGTGCTCGAGTTTCATTTCAGGCTTTGAAGAAATTCAGAGGCAGCTGGGGCCTTTCTGCAGGCCCAGAGATGTTCTGTTGTTGTGCCTAGATCTGCAAA
This window encodes:
- the s1pr2 gene encoding sphingosine 1-phosphate receptor 2; the encoded protein is MNLCCKATGFCHSVTMLSKYQQYYEKDLIIYYYACAKNWTVNKTKEEYDKKKQLPDFKVVLVVLCIIIILENLLVLLSVFRNKKFHSAMFFFIGNLAFSDLLAGSAYIANIFLSGSMTLQLYPVQWFIREGTAFIALAASVFSLLAIAIERFIAITKVKVYGSTKTCRMFLLIGTCWVTSILLGGLPILGWNCINNLSECSVVLPLYSKRYILFVVSIFTLILLSIVILYVKIYLIVRSSHQEATNSQAYSLLKTVTIVLGVFIMCWLPVFTVLLLDSFCNIQDCPVLKDAEMVFGFAILNSALNPLIYVLRSKDMRREFMRVLCCWGVLQSGRPSERCLVQLKSSSSLEHCTNKFEHQTTPIMQTCTTCV